The stretch of DNA ATTTTCTAAATTGTAAGATTCAACAAGTTTATATTCTCTTCCTGTTAATTCTTTAAATTGTGCAAATGTTTCTAAAATAACTTTTTTAGAACCCATTAAAGCTGCATGTTGTTTTGCTTTGTGTTCAAAATGCCAATCTTGTTCAGTTTGAACTCCATGAGTTACTGGTTTGTCAAAATTTAATAAAGCATTTACTTGTAAGTAATCACCTACAAATTTACATGCAACATCATCTTTTAATGGAGTAACATTTTGAGCTGTATGTGAAGTCATAAATCCATCTTGATTAGAAATAACTGGAAGTCTAACATCTGGATGCTCAGAAATTTTAAATGACATTAAAGTCATATCATAAGCTTGTTGAGGATTAAATGCATCTATTGAAATCCAACCAGAATCTCTTGTAAGATATAAATCTGAGTGGTCACCATTTACATTTAAAGGTGCTGCTAATGCTCTATTTACTAAACATAAAACAACAGGAATTCTCATTCCAGATGCTTGATATAATACCTCAATCATAAGTGCTAGTCCTTGAGATGAAGTTGCAGTTGCAACTCTTCCACCAGCTGCACCTGCACCCACACATGCACTCATAGCAGCATGTTCAGATTCAGTCATCATAACTTCACCATCAATATATCCATTTGCATGGAACATTGCATAATTCTCAACAGTAGCAGTTGAAGGTGTAATTGGATAAGCTGCAACTACATCAACGTCAGCTTGTCTGAAAGCTTGAGAGTTTGCCATATTTCCATCCCAAACTTCAACACTTTTTAATTCCATAACTCTTTTATTCATTATTATTCACCTTTCTTCTTTTTTTCAGGCCAATTTGCAAGTGCATTTTCAACAGTTTCATATTCATTAAACATTAAAAGTGATTTTGGATTTGTAGGACAAACGCTTACACATAATCCACAACCTTTACAGTGTTCGTAATCAACACCTTTCATCTCTTTATTTCTTGCAATGATTGAAGTATCTGGACAGAATATCCAGCAGTTTTGACAGTCAATACATGTTTCAGAATTCCAAACTGGTTTAAGAACTCTCCAGTCTCCTACACTCATACCTTTTGAACTAGTTTCTGAATACATTCTATCTTCAGGTTGAATATCAGCTATATTATAATTTATATCTCCGTCGAATGTATAAAGAATTGCACCTGGTGCTAATTCATCCCATCCCATTTCACTTATTGGTTTATTCATTTTTTTATCCTTTTAGTGAACTTCGTCAAAAGCTCGTTGGATTGCAATCATATTTGCATCAATAACATTTTGAGGTAACTTTTTAAGTACCCCTTTCATTTTTTCTTTAAAGTAGTCAAGTTCAAACATTCCACTAACTTTCATAAATGCACCAAGCATTGGAGTATTTGGAATAGCTTTTCCAATTGTATCTCTTGCAATTTGAAAACAGTCAAGAACGAATACTCTATCTTCAATTCCTTGTAAAGTTGGAACTAAAGAGATTAATTCTTCTTTTTTTAGGTGAGTTGTGATTATGTATTTTGTAGTATCTTTACCGTTTGCCGTGATATTATCAGTGATTGCAAGACCCGGATCTAATATAAAAACAAAATCAGGTTGCATATATTTTTCATGATTTAAGATTGGCTCATCGTCAATTCTATTGTAAGCCGTCATAGACGCACCTCTTTTAGCTGAACCATAAAAAGCAAAAGCTTGAACTTGTTTACCAGTTTCAGCAACAACAGAACCAAGACCTTTTGCACCAGTAACAGCACCTTGTCCTGCACGGCTATGCCATCTAATTTCTAACATAGAGGCTCTCCTTATTAGTTAATATTAAACTTGACTTAAAAAAATTAATTAGTCTTAAGTATTATAGATATTTTTAACTTAAATTACATTTAATAAAATATAGCGTCAAAATATTAATATAAAATATTAAGTTAAATATAATATTACTAAAGATTTTTCAAATATTTAATTGCATTTAAAGCATTTGATTCTACAAAATTTGTATATTCTC from Arcobacter suis CECT 7833 encodes:
- a CDS encoding 2-oxoacid:ferredoxin oxidoreductase subunit alpha → MNKRVMELKSVEVWDGNMANSQAFRQADVDVVAAYPITPSTATVENYAMFHANGYIDGEVMMTESEHAAMSACVGAGAAGGRVATATSSQGLALMIEVLYQASGMRIPVVLCLVNRALAAPLNVNGDHSDLYLTRDSGWISIDAFNPQQAYDMTLMSFKISEHPDVRLPVISNQDGFMTSHTAQNVTPLKDDVACKFVGDYLQVNALLNFDKPVTHGVQTEQDWHFEHKAKQHAALMGSKKVILETFAQFKELTGREYKLVESYNLENADIAIVCLGTTFETAMLAIDQLKAEGINAAVVAPRVFRPFPLEEVAEALQNVKAIACMDRSAPGGTVGALYNEVSGALFNTPVRPLMSNLIYGLGGRDMTVAILKDIFRTLDKEAKEGKLSGKIQRFVGVRGPELSFYETQGK
- a CDS encoding 4Fe-4S dicluster-binding protein; translation: MNKPISEMGWDELAPGAILYTFDGDINYNIADIQPEDRMYSETSSKGMSVGDWRVLKPVWNSETCIDCQNCWIFCPDTSIIARNKEMKGVDYEHCKGCGLCVSVCPTNPKSLLMFNEYETVENALANWPEKKKKGE
- a CDS encoding pyruvate flavodoxin oxidoreductase subunit gamma; this translates as MLEIRWHSRAGQGAVTGAKGLGSVVAETGKQVQAFAFYGSAKRGASMTAYNRIDDEPILNHEKYMQPDFVFILDPGLAITDNITANGKDTTKYIITTHLKKEELISLVPTLQGIEDRVFVLDCFQIARDTIGKAIPNTPMLGAFMKVSGMFELDYFKEKMKGVLKKLPQNVIDANMIAIQRAFDEVH